From Echinicola jeungdonensis, the proteins below share one genomic window:
- a CDS encoding Gfo/Idh/MocA family oxidoreductase has protein sequence MNKQINNVLIYGFGRMGLTHYSILKGLNPNLNFTIVEPGKILYKLLKSNFNSRFVQSDERLNDSFDLTLVTTPPFIHNQILERSLARGDERIFVEKPFGGHTNTESDIKGDNVYIGYVLRYNPCIQWVKKNIKPADIISIKGQYFSNTIEKKPKGWRNGSFSGVLNEMGSHIIDLICYLANVEEFDIQESRKQSIISDVDDVVEAVLSSGSMSISLNFNWVKKEIRKPIFGLEIELINNARLFVDQQTIKIYEGDVLIKKVAVTDLAETVPYYLRGIDFTKQMENLLGNAGTLCSMHEALKVNRIMNNILK, from the coding sequence ATGAATAAACAAATTAATAATGTACTCATATATGGCTTTGGCAGAATGGGACTAACTCATTATTCCATATTGAAAGGTTTAAATCCGAATCTGAATTTTACTATTGTGGAACCCGGTAAAATTCTGTATAAACTTCTCAAATCAAACTTTAATTCTCGATTTGTACAAAGTGATGAAAGACTTAATGATTCATTTGATTTAACTTTAGTTACTACACCACCTTTCATACATAATCAAATTCTTGAGAGATCACTTGCACGAGGTGATGAAAGAATATTTGTTGAAAAACCTTTTGGTGGACATACAAATACCGAAAGTGATATTAAAGGGGATAATGTCTATATTGGTTATGTGCTTCGTTATAATCCTTGCATACAATGGGTCAAAAAGAATATAAAACCAGCTGATATTATTTCAATTAAAGGTCAATATTTTAGTAATACAATTGAAAAAAAACCTAAAGGCTGGAGAAACGGCTCTTTTTCTGGGGTGCTAAATGAAATGGGGTCTCATATTATTGATTTAATTTGCTATTTAGCTAATGTTGAAGAGTTCGATATTCAGGAATCACGTAAACAATCGATTATTTCAGATGTTGATGATGTAGTTGAAGCTGTTTTGAGTTCGGGTAGTATGAGTATCTCTCTTAATTTTAATTGGGTGAAAAAGGAGATTCGCAAACCGATTTTTGGGCTTGAAATTGAATTAATTAATAATGCAAGACTTTTTGTGGACCAGCAAACCATTAAAATCTATGAGGGAGATGTCTTGATTAAAAAAGTTGCCGTTACCGATCTTGCGGAAACAGTTCCATACTATTTAAGAGGAATTGATTTTACCAAGCAGATGGAGAATCTCTTAGGTAATGCAGGCACACTTTGCTCAATGCATGAGGCCCTTAAAGTAAATAGGATAATGAATAATATATTAAAATAA
- a CDS encoding glycosyltransferase family 2 protein has protein sequence MTVSIVLACRDNTGSLEDTIKSILTQSYTDFELIIVDDGSKIPVESTLKRVNDPRIKIYRIDGQGLGGALNFGISKSQGKYIVRIDDDDLMAKIRIEKQVDFLDRNEDVVCVGTQLWFKSDNKYRALRKFPLTHEEIVRDLIKLRFSIAHCSVMFRRSSFDQIGGYRVKGGGQDLDLFLQFSKVGKLANLDEFLTYYNLSLGGLSVRAPKNKYRAYLFALESVSLDADFKDKYPNIYQSIRLLKYKVSRKHNYTFFLKRVVLLLQVNFLGKNMI, from the coding sequence ATGACAGTTTCAATTGTATTGGCTTGTAGAGATAATACAGGGAGTTTAGAGGATACTATTAAGTCTATATTAACCCAAAGTTATACTGATTTTGAGTTAATTATAGTAGATGATGGTTCTAAGATTCCTGTTGAGTCCACTTTAAAAAGAGTCAATGATCCTCGAATTAAAATATATAGGATAGATGGCCAAGGATTAGGGGGAGCTCTGAATTTTGGTATTTCAAAGAGTCAGGGTAAGTATATTGTTCGTATTGACGATGATGACTTAATGGCTAAGATTAGGATAGAAAAACAAGTTGATTTTTTAGATAGAAATGAAGATGTGGTGTGCGTAGGAACCCAATTATGGTTTAAGTCAGATAATAAATATAGAGCGTTAAGGAAATTCCCATTAACTCATGAGGAAATTGTAAGAGATTTAATAAAGCTTCGATTTAGCATTGCACATTGTTCAGTTATGTTTAGGAGAAGTTCATTTGACCAGATTGGCGGGTACAGAGTAAAAGGTGGCGGTCAAGATTTAGATTTATTTTTGCAATTTTCCAAAGTTGGAAAATTGGCTAATCTAGATGAATTTTTGACCTACTACAATCTTTCATTAGGCGGATTGTCTGTCAGGGCACCTAAAAATAAATATAGGGCATATTTGTTTGCCTTAGAATCTGTTAGTTTGGATGCAGACTTTAAAGATAAGTATCCTAACATTTATCAATCGATTAGATTATTAAAGTATAAAGTTAGCAGGAAACATAATTACACGTTCTTTTTGAAAAGGGTTGTTCTTTTATTGCAAGTAAATTTTTTAGGGAAAAATATGATATAA
- a CDS encoding glycosyltransferase family 2 protein, protein MNLNPLVSIITVTYNSEKFIQDTFRSIENQTYKNFEYLVIDGKSKDNTLKLALEFKERLSQEMNILSEKDEGIYDAMNKGIRLAKGELICILNSDDFLEPTALEKYVETYNLNDQSDNLIIVGDANMVSEVGELRYNRVNNNDILNNQIEFTMPLVHPAFCVHRNLYNNLIGLFDTSVKLIADYDFTYKAFKSGKVEFRFTETVSVNMREGGVSDIFDLGLIWDRAISRYRVRKGYQSFLKNSALCFKFFSEEVIRQFLKKYFAKSKLLKTNRK, encoded by the coding sequence ATGAATCTAAATCCGTTAGTTTCGATAATTACCGTAACCTACAATAGTGAAAAGTTTATTCAAGATACTTTTCGATCTATTGAAAATCAGACGTATAAAAATTTTGAATATTTAGTTATTGACGGTAAATCTAAGGACAATACACTTAAACTTGCATTAGAATTCAAAGAAAGATTAAGTCAAGAAATGAATATACTTTCTGAGAAGGATGAAGGAATATATGATGCTATGAACAAAGGTATTAGGTTAGCGAAAGGAGAATTAATTTGTATCCTAAACAGTGATGATTTCTTAGAACCTACCGCTTTAGAAAAATATGTGGAAACTTATAATTTGAATGATCAATCTGATAATTTGATTATAGTTGGCGATGCTAATATGGTAAGTGAAGTAGGTGAATTGCGGTATAATCGAGTAAATAATAATGATATTTTAAATAATCAAATAGAATTTACTATGCCATTAGTTCATCCGGCATTTTGTGTTCATAGAAACTTATATAATAATTTGATTGGTTTATTTGATACAAGTGTAAAATTAATTGCTGACTATGATTTTACTTACAAAGCATTTAAATCTGGAAAAGTAGAATTTAGGTTTACCGAAACTGTTTCGGTTAATATGAGAGAAGGTGGAGTTTCAGATATTTTTGATTTAGGCTTAATTTGGGATAGAGCGATTTCAAGATATAGGGTTAGAAAAGGATACCAAAGTTTTTTAAAAAATTCTGCGTTGTGTTTTAAGTTTTTTAGTGAAGAGGTCATTAGGCAGTTCTTGAAGAAATATTTTGCAAAATCTAAACTATTAAAAACAAACCGTAAATAA
- a CDS encoding right-handed parallel beta-helix repeat-containing protein — protein sequence MWPLFYLSFLLVCCTSTEGGRVSGNSDSKEIDLDTSEGGRAISICQGQNQKNVVVFISPKGTDSYPGTSLQPLRSIKEAIRRVGKSRTNVTLFLREGVYQSAGLVLNQQNLDLQSLTISNFEREKVVISGGFPLEATSFKKYKSGSNIYYLNLPEGLNGEIGEISRINSTGFYETKNPLAMELFFNDEPMQLARHPNNKLISIDRVISSDPQNLREESVFYFDPNVKLNWKVIDEVRIGGQFSVGWINNNFKVKDLDLVSNKLVTSKTPYHGIYATNDTTTEVLKSSRNLRGFYFFNVYEALDTKGEWFYDKDKEQIFLIPPGNLKRATLSLSVLGSPFMRIENSDVPITIKGLNFTTTRGRGVELVDSKNITISNSTFRNIGLEGIKTENCENLKIDSCKISNTGAEGIYLSGGERKNLIPSNNSVTNCVINDFSRVFRSYSPGIRIVGVGHLISNNHLYGAPGQAIIFSGNDHVIEDNLIEDVCNEFTDMGGVYSGNDPSSTGTIIKGNIFNGINNPKSNMIASIYIDDGNSGLIIEDNIFIESGSPLFGAITINGGAFNQLKNNTFINCGKAYYAKYWSNQTVKNRFFDSPENYKKFTEIVDIRSTKFVEKYPHLVDFMNFEKVERKNHISGTRLYNVRYFGMGEGFKTEERQETVTKSKMDQATLERLNRWKIKL from the coding sequence ATGTGGCCACTATTTTATTTGTCATTTCTGTTGGTTTGTTGTACTAGTACGGAAGGGGGGCGGGTATCCGGAAACTCTGACTCTAAGGAGATCGATTTAGACACGAGTGAAGGGGGGCGTGCAATTTCAATTTGTCAAGGGCAAAATCAGAAAAATGTTGTTGTCTTTATTTCACCAAAAGGAACTGACAGTTATCCTGGAACATCTTTACAGCCATTGAGATCCATTAAAGAAGCTATTCGTAGGGTTGGCAAAAGTCGAACTAATGTAACTTTATTTCTAAGGGAGGGGGTATACCAGTCGGCAGGTTTAGTATTGAATCAACAGAATCTTGATCTCCAAAGTCTAACTATATCAAATTTTGAACGTGAAAAAGTAGTTATCTCAGGTGGGTTTCCGTTAGAAGCTACTTCGTTTAAAAAATACAAGTCAGGTAGTAATATTTACTACTTGAATCTACCTGAGGGACTTAATGGAGAAATTGGTGAAATATCCCGTATCAATTCTACAGGTTTTTACGAAACGAAAAATCCGCTCGCCATGGAGCTTTTTTTTAATGATGAGCCCATGCAGTTGGCGAGGCATCCTAATAATAAACTGATATCTATCGATCGGGTTATTTCAAGTGACCCGCAAAATCTAAGGGAAGAGTCAGTTTTTTACTTTGATCCGAATGTAAAGCTAAATTGGAAAGTAATAGATGAAGTACGGATAGGAGGACAATTTTCAGTTGGTTGGATTAATAATAATTTTAAGGTAAAGGACCTGGATTTAGTGTCGAATAAACTTGTTACTTCAAAAACGCCTTACCACGGTATTTATGCTACAAATGACACTACTACCGAAGTACTAAAAAGCTCTCGAAATTTGAGAGGTTTTTATTTCTTTAATGTTTATGAAGCATTGGATACTAAAGGGGAGTGGTTTTATGATAAAGACAAAGAACAGATTTTTCTTATTCCGCCTGGGAATTTGAAAAGAGCAACTTTAAGTCTTTCCGTTTTGGGAAGTCCTTTTATGAGGATTGAGAATTCAGATGTTCCTATCACTATCAAGGGATTGAATTTTACAACTACGAGAGGAAGGGGGGTGGAACTTGTCGACTCTAAGAATATCACTATAAGTAATTCGACTTTTCGAAATATAGGGCTGGAAGGTATTAAAACAGAAAACTGCGAAAATCTTAAAATCGATTCCTGTAAAATATCAAATACAGGAGCAGAGGGGATCTACTTGTCCGGAGGTGAAAGGAAAAACTTAATTCCCTCAAATAACTCCGTTACTAACTGTGTGATAAATGACTTCTCAAGGGTCTTTAGAAGTTATTCTCCCGGTATCAGAATAGTTGGAGTGGGACATTTAATTTCAAATAATCACTTATATGGTGCTCCTGGACAAGCCATTATATTTAGTGGAAATGACCATGTGATTGAAGACAATTTGATTGAAGATGTTTGCAATGAATTTACTGATATGGGAGGTGTTTATAGTGGAAATGATCCATCATCTACAGGAACAATCATCAAGGGAAACATATTTAATGGGATTAATAATCCTAAAAGTAATATGATTGCTTCTATTTATATTGATGATGGGAATAGTGGTTTGATTATAGAGGATAATATTTTTATTGAATCAGGCTCTCCACTTTTTGGTGCTATAACTATAAATGGAGGGGCTTTTAATCAATTGAAGAATAATACTTTTATCAATTGTGGAAAGGCTTATTATGCGAAGTATTGGTCAAATCAAACTGTTAAGAATAGATTTTTTGACTCCCCTGAGAATTATAAGAAGTTTACTGAGATTGTGGATATAAGATCTACTAAGTTTGTTGAGAAGTACCCACATCTTGTTGATTTTATGAACTTTGAGAAAGTTGAGAGAAAAAACCATATATCTGGAACAAGATTATACAATGTTAGGTATTTTGGAATGGGCGAAGGGTTTAAAACCGAGGAAAGACAGGAAACTGTTACCAAGTCTAAAATGGATCAGGCCACATTGGAGAGGTTAAATCGGTGGAAAATTAAATTATGA
- the istB gene encoding IS21-like element helper ATPase IstB, with amino-acid sequence MNEHNTIEKMKQMRMGTMAELYHKNLTEHLYQDMSADELLAFLVDSEWEYRQNKSIDNLIRQAGFKQAAAATDIDYHNSRNLDRGLFERLLGLAFIKNRTNIILTGATGSGKSYLAQCLGVRACQHRFRTLYYNTARFFDAVRLAKLEGTYHKLLKKLEKTNVLILDDFGLAPMDGQARIALMDIMEDRYEKSSTIIASQIPVSQWHGTIGDDSIADAVLDRLVYSSHRIELEGESMRSKKKLDN; translated from the coding sequence ATGAACGAACACAACACCATTGAAAAAATGAAACAGATGCGCATGGGTACCATGGCGGAACTTTACCACAAGAATCTGACAGAACATCTCTATCAGGACATGTCGGCCGACGAACTGTTGGCCTTTCTAGTGGACAGCGAATGGGAGTACAGGCAGAACAAAAGCATAGACAACCTCATACGTCAGGCAGGGTTTAAACAGGCCGCTGCGGCAACTGACATTGATTACCATAACTCCCGTAACCTGGACAGGGGGCTGTTTGAGAGATTGCTCGGACTGGCCTTCATCAAAAACCGGACGAACATCATCCTTACCGGGGCCACCGGATCCGGGAAAAGTTACCTGGCCCAGTGTCTTGGGGTCAGGGCCTGCCAGCACAGGTTCAGGACGCTTTATTACAATACGGCCAGGTTTTTTGATGCGGTAAGATTGGCCAAGCTGGAAGGTACCTACCATAAACTGCTCAAAAAGCTCGAAAAAACCAATGTGCTCATCTTGGACGACTTTGGTCTGGCCCCGATGGATGGGCAGGCCAGGATTGCCCTTATGGACATCATGGAAGACCGCTATGAGAAAAGTTCAACGATCATTGCATCACAGATACCGGTCAGCCAATGGCATGGAACCATTGGTGATGACAGCATTGCAGATGCCGTGCTCGACAGGCTCGTATACTCCTCACATAGGATAGAACTGGAAGGAGAATCCATGAGAAGCAAAAAGAAGTTGGACAATTAA
- a CDS encoding WecB/TagA/CpsF family glycosyltransferase produces MKVYKGSFGKVVSTMGYNVFSDHLEKVPLDKKHVVLNTISPNSYGIAKNDGKFKNALKDSDILVLDGVYFGLGYFLSTGKAIKKNQGPEVFDFFINKANDLALKVYFLGSSQETLEKIKVKVKLKYPKVKVSSFSPPFRQKFSEEETNEMINKINKFKPDILFVGMTCPKQEKWIFLNKEKIDANLICNIGAVFDWVAGNQKTIHPIWWKLRLAWLKRTIDRPEILKRYPNIFLYFKDMLLFIFKLKKSF; encoded by the coding sequence ATGAAAGTGTATAAAGGTTCTTTTGGAAAAGTAGTTTCTACTATGGGTTATAATGTGTTTTCTGATCATTTAGAGAAAGTACCACTAGATAAAAAACATGTTGTTCTTAACACAATAAGTCCCAATTCATATGGAATCGCCAAGAACGATGGAAAATTTAAAAATGCATTAAAGGATTCGGATATTTTGGTTTTGGATGGGGTTTATTTTGGGCTTGGATATTTCCTTTCCACTGGAAAAGCGATAAAAAAAAATCAGGGACCAGAAGTTTTTGATTTTTTCATAAACAAGGCTAATGATTTAGCATTAAAGGTTTATTTCTTGGGCTCATCCCAAGAGACCCTAGAAAAAATAAAAGTAAAAGTTAAACTTAAGTATCCAAAGGTTAAGGTCTCGTCTTTTTCACCCCCATTTAGACAAAAGTTTAGTGAGGAGGAAACTAATGAAATGATTAATAAGATAAATAAGTTCAAGCCCGATATTTTGTTTGTTGGTATGACCTGCCCAAAACAAGAAAAATGGATTTTTTTGAATAAGGAGAAAATAGATGCAAATTTAATCTGTAATATAGGAGCTGTTTTTGATTGGGTTGCTGGAAATCAAAAAACTATACATCCAATATGGTGGAAATTAAGATTAGCTTGGCTTAAAAGAACAATTGATCGACCCGAAATTCTTAAACGATATCCTAATATATTCCTTTATTTTAAGGATATGTTGCTGTTTATATTTAAATTAAAAAAATCATTTTAA
- a CDS encoding NAD-dependent epimerase translates to MKILITGTAGFIGFHLAQMLLERGDTVVGLDSINDYYDIQLKYGRLAMTGIPYDKIKYGKVVHSDVYPNYRFIQLNLEDKSGIDRLFEEEQFDAVVNLAAQAGVRYSLENPLAYIDSNIVGFTHILEACRNHNTGHLVYASSSSVYGANSQMPFSTSHSVNHPVSLYAASKKSNELMAHTYSHLFNIPTTGLRFFTVYGPWGRPDMAPMIFTSKIIKGDPIKVFNYGDMQRDFTFIDDIVEGIVSVIDNPPKGNPDWNGEAPDPSSAKAPYKIYNIGNSNPVKLMDFIETIENNLGIKAKKELLPIQPGDVPSTYADTSELENDLGYKPETSIDQGVKEFVKWYRDFYKESKSIVESQES, encoded by the coding sequence ATGAAAATTCTCATTACCGGCACAGCCGGATTTATTGGTTTCCACTTGGCCCAAATGTTACTTGAGCGGGGCGATACCGTGGTAGGCTTGGACAGTATAAATGACTACTATGATATCCAACTAAAGTATGGCCGTCTTGCAATGACGGGGATACCCTATGATAAAATTAAATATGGCAAAGTCGTGCATAGTGATGTTTATCCCAATTATCGCTTTATCCAGTTGAATCTTGAGGACAAGAGTGGCATTGACCGGCTGTTTGAAGAGGAACAATTTGATGCGGTGGTGAATTTGGCGGCACAAGCAGGTGTAAGGTATTCACTAGAAAACCCGTTAGCATATATTGATTCTAATATAGTGGGATTTACTCATATTCTTGAAGCTTGCCGAAATCATAATACTGGACATTTGGTTTATGCTTCTTCAAGTTCAGTTTATGGGGCGAATTCACAAATGCCATTTTCAACTTCGCACTCCGTAAACCATCCAGTTTCTCTTTATGCTGCATCAAAAAAATCTAACGAATTGATGGCCCATACTTATAGCCATTTATTTAATATTCCAACAACCGGATTAAGGTTTTTTACTGTTTACGGCCCATGGGGTAGGCCCGATATGGCCCCTATGATTTTTACATCAAAAATTATTAAGGGGGATCCTATTAAGGTATTTAATTATGGGGATATGCAAAGGGATTTTACCTTTATTGACGATATTGTTGAAGGAATTGTTAGCGTAATTGACAACCCACCTAAAGGAAATCCTGATTGGAATGGTGAGGCGCCGGACCCTTCAAGTGCTAAAGCTCCATATAAAATTTATAACATTGGAAATTCCAATCCAGTTAAATTAATGGATTTTATAGAGACTATAGAAAATAATTTAGGAATAAAAGCAAAAAAAGAATTATTACCTATTCAACCAGGAGATGTTCCTTCCACCTATGCTGATACAAGTGAATTGGAAAATGACTTAGGGTATAAACCAGAAACTTCAATTGACCAAGGGGTAAAAGAATTTGTTAAATGGTACAGGGACTTTTACAAGGAAAGTAAGTCTATTGTAGAAAGCCAGGAATCTTAA
- a CDS encoding IS3 family transposase, with product MALGKWPNDSRNPWPSIRRKHWPSIAGIDNRNFSPDGPAKSWVSDITYIWTEEGWLYLTMIMDLYDRKIIGWSMSTTMHAGATVIPAWRMAQINRPFFRDLVFHSDRGVQYACGEFKNELDSEKVRQSMSRKGNCWDNAVAENFFKILKSETGYRKYGSVMQAKQEIFEFIEIWYNRNRRHSSLGYLSPDQFGKTNKKITV from the coding sequence ATTGCACTTGGAAAGTGGCCCAATGATTCCCGGAATCCGTGGCCCAGTATACGCCGGAAACACTGGCCCAGCATCGCCGGAATAGACAACAGGAACTTCAGCCCTGATGGCCCTGCAAAATCATGGGTATCGGACATTACCTACATCTGGACAGAAGAGGGATGGCTTTACCTGACCATGATCATGGACCTGTATGACCGTAAGATAATCGGATGGTCGATGTCCACCACCATGCATGCCGGGGCAACAGTTATACCGGCATGGCGAATGGCACAGATCAACAGGCCTTTTTTCAGAGACCTGGTTTTCCATTCAGACAGGGGCGTACAATATGCCTGCGGTGAATTCAAGAATGAACTCGATTCTGAAAAGGTGAGGCAGAGCATGAGCAGAAAAGGAAACTGCTGGGACAATGCAGTAGCTGAAAACTTCTTCAAAATCCTGAAATCGGAAACAGGATACCGTAAATACGGATCAGTAATGCAAGCAAAACAGGAAATTTTCGAATTTATTGAAATCTGGTACAATAGGAACAGGAGACACTCCTCACTTGGGTACCTATCACCTGATCAGTTCGGAAAAACCAACAAAAAAATTACCGTATAA
- a CDS encoding capsule assembly Wzi family protein: MCYNLGNLFAQTLPTGSPALEESLRRKQFLGEIDSTISFNLRPLQPNFLFGIDPSYDYAPFETGYHWGEINRDSPDKVITWMPVRNTLALNTGRPYGYGNGPMIPNVGFQYMLTGGIAAKYKFFNIQLMPELVWAQNRPYQGFPDNLGNSINSARYVSWNHGDNPERFGTKSYSKLGLGQSKITLNYGSFEMGASTQNIWWGPGQFNALIFSNNARGFPHLTLNTTRPAKTFLGSFEGQLIMGKLQPSGFEGSQNPLLNDQYFDELSEDWRYLNGISISYQPKWVPGLFLGLNRTFQQYSEDKTNSFGDWFPVFEVLTKSGLIDGGNTVNYDGKRQDQQISIFGRYLVPKAQAEFYFEYGRRDHALNWREFMLNPEHARAYLMGFNKIFKLPVSQKMVQVRAEMTQQQESVNRYIRYGLRGGTSWHAHYQVRGFTNYGESMGVGAGQAGSNIQTLELSLIDKLNKYGIVLERLANHQDFYYRGLGQQSERKPWVDLSLGLLFDYQWDRFLLSSRLQFINGLNYQWQLEPESTPEFPVGKDKFSVFAQIHLIYLLPTIDHQKIPFF; the protein is encoded by the coding sequence TTGTGCTATAACCTAGGAAACCTCTTCGCCCAAACCCTACCAACAGGCTCCCCAGCCCTCGAAGAATCCCTCCGCCGAAAACAATTCCTCGGCGAAATAGACTCCACCATTTCCTTTAATCTTCGCCCTCTCCAACCCAATTTTCTTTTTGGAATAGATCCCAGTTATGATTATGCTCCTTTTGAAACGGGGTATCATTGGGGAGAAATTAACCGGGATTCTCCAGATAAAGTAATCACTTGGATGCCGGTTAGGAATACCCTTGCCTTAAATACAGGGAGGCCTTATGGTTATGGGAATGGCCCCATGATCCCTAATGTGGGTTTCCAGTATATGCTTACTGGGGGAATTGCGGCCAAATATAAGTTTTTCAATATCCAGCTGATGCCGGAATTAGTATGGGCGCAAAATCGACCTTACCAAGGATTCCCGGATAATTTAGGGAATTCCATAAATAGCGCCAGGTATGTATCCTGGAATCATGGGGATAATCCAGAAAGGTTTGGAACCAAGTCCTATTCAAAATTAGGTTTGGGGCAATCCAAAATCACCCTAAATTATGGTTCCTTTGAAATGGGGGCTTCCACCCAGAATATCTGGTGGGGGCCAGGACAGTTTAATGCCCTGATTTTTTCCAATAATGCAAGAGGATTTCCCCATCTGACCTTAAATACTACTCGTCCTGCAAAAACATTTTTGGGTTCGTTTGAGGGCCAATTGATAATGGGAAAATTACAACCTTCGGGATTTGAAGGCTCCCAAAACCCATTACTCAATGATCAATATTTTGATGAGCTTTCTGAGGATTGGCGTTACCTGAATGGGATTTCCATTAGTTATCAGCCCAAATGGGTGCCAGGTTTGTTTCTGGGGCTGAACCGGACCTTTCAACAATACAGTGAGGATAAGACCAACTCTTTTGGGGATTGGTTTCCTGTTTTTGAAGTACTTACAAAGTCTGGTTTGATAGATGGTGGAAATACTGTCAATTATGATGGGAAAAGGCAGGACCAGCAAATTTCTATTTTTGGTAGATATCTGGTTCCCAAAGCCCAAGCTGAATTTTATTTTGAATACGGTAGGAGGGACCATGCCCTGAATTGGCGGGAATTTATGTTAAACCCAGAACATGCCAGGGCTTATTTAATGGGTTTTAATAAAATATTTAAACTTCCGGTATCCCAAAAAATGGTGCAAGTCAGGGCAGAAATGACCCAACAGCAGGAGTCGGTTAATAGATATATAAGGTATGGGTTGAGAGGGGGAACCAGTTGGCATGCCCATTACCAGGTGAGGGGCTTTACCAATTATGGGGAATCCATGGGGGTAGGAGCCGGCCAAGCAGGAAGTAATATCCAAACCCTTGAACTGTCTTTAATTGACAAATTAAATAAATACGGCATTGTCCTGGAACGCTTGGCCAATCACCAGGATTTTTATTACAGAGGATTAGGGCAACAATCCGAACGCAAACCTTGGGTTGATCTTTCCCTTGGTCTCCTTTTTGATTACCAGTGGGATCGATTTTTACTAAGTTCCCGGCTTCAATTTATCAATGGTCTCAATTACCAATGGCAACTTGAACCCGAAAGCACCCCTGAATTTCCAGTTGGAAAGGACAAGTTCAGTGTATTTGCTCAAATTCACTTGATTTATCTCCTTCCGACTATCGATCATCAGAAGATTCCGTTTTTTTAA